Proteins from a genomic interval of Solidesulfovibrio sp.:
- a CDS encoding class I SAM-dependent methyltransferase, with product MFEAISETMAARMRELEAVDAADRVDGTPHARRLRQVSPDTGRFLALLAASAPAGDLVEVGTSAGYSALWLSLACRARGGVLASIDRDPDKLVLAEETLGRTGTADVVRLVRGDALEALAAMDSLAFAFIDANRDVLLACARCVTDRLVPGGILTADNVISHAHEIPGVVEAILGDARLDGVVVPIGSGVLLARRRA from the coding sequence GTGTTCGAGGCTATTTCCGAGACCATGGCCGCGCGCATGCGCGAACTGGAGGCCGTCGACGCCGCCGACCGCGTCGACGGCACGCCCCATGCCCGGCGCCTGCGCCAGGTTTCCCCGGATACCGGGCGGTTCCTGGCCCTCCTGGCCGCCTCGGCCCCGGCCGGGGACCTGGTGGAGGTGGGCACCAGCGCCGGCTATTCCGCCCTGTGGCTGTCCCTGGCCTGCCGCGCCCGGGGCGGGGTCCTGGCCAGCATCGACCGCGACCCGGACAAGCTGGTGCTGGCCGAGGAGACCCTGGGTCGCACCGGCACCGCCGACGTGGTGCGCCTGGTGCGCGGCGACGCCCTGGAAGCGCTCGCCGCCATGGACTCCCTGGCCTTCGCCTTCATCGACGCCAACCGCGACGTGCTGCTGGCCTGCGCCCGGTGCGTCACGGACCGGCTCGTGCCCGGCGGGATACTGACCGCCGACAACGTCATCAGCCACGCCCACGAGATTCCCGGCGTGGTGGAGGCGATCCTGGGCGATGCCCGCCTCGACGGGGTGGTCGTGCCCATCGGTTCGGGCGTGCTGCTGGCCAGGCGTCGGGCCTAG